CTATTGTCGTTATTACCGGAGCTGCTGGGTTTATTGGGTCGGCCCTACGAAGCTATCTCGAAGGCAGGTACAAGCTGATCTCAGTGGATAAAAAGCCGTTCCAGGGGCTAAACGAGCTTGAAGAGGTTCTACAAGTTGATTTAGAAGTACCTGGGGAGAGAAACCTCTTGATCCACCGAATGGAAGAGCTTGGTTCTCAGATCACAGCCTTTATTCATCTTGCAGCATATTATGACTTCAGTAATAAGCCTAACCCATCCTACGAAGGGCTGAATCAGGCTTTGCCTCATCTTTTAGACAGTTTCGCGAAGGTGGCTCCTGCTTCAGCAAGGTTTATCTACGCGTCATCCATGTCTGCCATCGCTCCCACTGAACCTGGACGGAAGATTCAGCCGTTCGGTGAAAAGTTAGCTCTCTGGCAGTACCCTCGGTCGAAGGTGGCTGCTGAAAAGACCTTGGATCAACACCCCATGCAGCAATCTATCGTCCAGCTAGTCCTTGCCGCGGTCTACTCTGACTATGGTGAGCTAGTTCCGTTGTTTCATCAAATAGAACTTATGGCAAGCAGTAGCCCAGAGAAGTTTTTCTATCCGGGTCCTGTGAATCATGGGCTTACCTATGTGCATGTGGACGATACAGTTGCGGCATTCGAAGCTGCCATTGATGCAAAGATTCAGGTTGGCGAACGACTAAGGCTACTCATTGGAGAGCCGGAAGCGGTTTCCTATGGCTTCATCAGTGAGCAAGTGAGTCAACAGTTTCGCGGTCGTGGAATTAAGATTTGGCAAATGCCTAAGTGGCTCACACGATGGGGTGCCTGGGTTCTATCAATGGTTTTTGAACTGCTTGGCAAGCGTAGATTTATCCAGCCCTGGATGATTCCATTCGCTGGTGAACACTTTGAACTGGATATTTCTCTTAGCAAGAAATACCTAGGCTGGGAGCCGAAACATAGCTTGCGAAAAGAGCTTCCTGAAATTGTGAAGTTCAAGTATGAAAACCCTGATAAGTGGAATGTCATCAACCATCGTCGTCCTTGGTAACAAGCGTCGAAGGAGCCCGAGATGAATGAACAGCCAGACTATAAAATTTGCGTCGTCTGTGGCCTAAAATTCTCCAAGCGCGCTAAGTGGCTGAGAGATTGGCATGCAGTTCGCTATTGTAGCGAACGTTGCCGGCGACAGAAGATCACCAGTATCGACTTGGAAATTGAAGATGCCATGCTCGATTTGGCCCAGATCCGTTGGCAACGCTCCCAAGGTAGCCTTTGCCCTTCCGAGGTTGCGATGAAAATAAGCGATGGTGACTGGCGGCCCATGATGGAACGGGTGCGTCAAGCAGCGAGGCGATTGGCTCACGCGGACAAGATCGAGATTTTGCAGGCCAACCACCCGGTAGAGCCAACACGATTTCGTGGGCCAATTAGGCTAAGGTGGAAAGCTTGAGCCAGAACCTTGCGGGGTAGCAGCAAGTTTGGAATATGCCAGCATTGGTGTGCGCTCTCGGACCATGGGTCACAAGCTTAACAGTTTCTTAATCTCCCCTGGTTACCCTGCGGGGCTTACTAACAAACAGGAGGGATCTATGGCGATCAGAAAGCTGCTGGCAAGTATGGGCATTGGCAATGCCAAAGTTGATACAGTGTTAAATCATGATGAACTGTATCCTGGCACTCAGGTGGAAGGTGAAGTACGCATTCAGGGCGGTGATGTGGCGCAAGACATCGATCGCATTAGTTTTGACTTAGTGACGGTAGCCCAGGATGAAAGCCGTGACGGCGAGCCTCATGATCACGCTCTGATTGCAAGAATAGCGATCAGCGAGGCAATGACAGTAGATGCTGGCGCCTTTGTTGCGATTCCATTCAGTTTTACCCTTCCCATTGACACACCGATTAACTCTATCGATGGTCACGACCTCCCGATCCCTATCGAGCTTCATACGAGCCTAGATATCGCTGCGGCTATTGATCCGAGAGACCGTGACCCTATACGTGTCAGTCCCAATGCTTTGCAAGAGAGAATTCTTAAAGCTATGGATGAGTTGGGCTTTCGACTGTTTAAGTCAGATTTGGAATTTGGCCATATCCCAGGGCAGAGGCTACCGTTCTACCAAGAGATTGAATTCTATCCACCACCCTCATTGAGCCGCTATATGAGTGAATTGGAGCTGACTTTCGTGTGTCGTGACGGCAGCATGGATGTGGTCCTTGAGATGGATAAAAAAACTCGCGGGCTGGCAAGGCTTGCTTACTCCAGTGTCGACGAGATTCGTGGTTTTACTATCGACTATAACGATGACTGGGAGCAAGAGGATTGGGAGTCCGTAATCGAGCTTCATCTCCGTTAAAGGTTCCAGACTAGATGGGTTGCCGGTGGTTGCAGCCCATTCACTTTGGTTCCCTTGTCTCGCCAGCATCAATATACCTTTGGATAATCGCCTGCTCTAATCGGCCTTTTTGTTTCGAAGGCACCGGAATTCTGATCACTAAATCGACTTGGTCAGATGAAGAAAAGGAATAGTGAAGGCGAGGCTCAACGTTCGGTGATTCGATCACATGTTTGCTGGAGTTCCGCTGAAACTGTCTCTTTGCCTCTTCTATGTACTCACTACATTCCTCGATCGCCATGCCTAATATAAGCTTCGCTGCACCTTTCCAATCTTCAGACTTCCTAAATGGTACGCGAAATACGTGGAGAACGTACGGTCCTGTTTTGCTTTCATTGATGACCGGTGTATTCAGGAGAAGACTGTTCGGTAATTCGATCATCCGTCCTGTAAACTGATGATGATCTTTTCCTGGGCCAATTTCATAAAGCTTCGTACTAAACATGTTGTACTGAAAAACATCTCCTCTAAAAGCTCCGACTTCAATACGGTCACCAACATCGTAAGCCTTCGTTGAAAATCGCCAAAGAGAACCCATGATACAGAGAATCAATTCTTTTGTAGCGATCACCAGAGCGGCTGCAATAGCAAGCAGAGTGACGGCAGCAGTTTGCAGCTCGTTAGACCAGATTGTAATCGAACCCAACAGTATGAGCATGAGAGTGAAGTTTCTGATTCTTGTAATCCACCGCCTTCGATCCTCTACTGGATACTGTTTTAGGTTTTTGATGTATTTGTTTAGGAGAGACCTAGAGAATACCAACGATAAGATGAGACTTATCGTAATAATCGCATTCCAAAGTATTTTGCTTTCTTGAGGCTCTAAAATCATGCTCGTTCTGGTCCCTTCGATACGTGCTTAAAATTCCCTATTAAAGCATCGAAGTGGCGTTTAATCTAGCCAAGATCTCAGTCAACTGAGTTCAGGGGCGCTCATAACCAAGTTGCTGACCTCATGGTATAAACTTGGGGAGCACGGAGCTCAGAAAGCGTCCCGGTCCAAAAGCAAAACTTCCAGCGATGGCGATGCCACCCAAGTACAGGTATATCATGCTTCTTTTATGAGCCGTAATGTCGCCTCTCCGTGCTGAGATGATTGCTGTGGGCACCGAGTACATTGTTAGGAGTGAAAAGAGGTGGAGGTAGCCAAAGTGATTCATTAATTTCGGGCCTATACTAGCTTCCATGAATAGGGTGACTATGCCAGTAAGAAACATGAGGGCCATATAAACTTTACCAATCTGCTTGTGGAATGCTGTCCCCTTACTCCCTAGAAACAGATAAGCTCCAATAATGGCAGATGGCACGACGGTTAGAAGGTGTAGGTAGCTTAGTGTTTGATAGGTCATGTAATCCCCCAGGTTTTTCTAGCTGGGAGACAGGCCGCTCTGTAAAATATTGCACTTCCCGGATATATCTGCGAACTAAACCGGCAACGGGATCAAGATACGTCATGGGCCAAGTGCCCTGTTTTAACAAGAATAACTGTTTCTTCTTCGACCCACGGATGGTGGGTAGAAAGGTGGCCGTTTCTAAGCCAAGTACCTGTGGGGTAAACGCCCCACTCATCTCGAAAGGTTCCTGACAGGACCAAGATCTCCTCGCCACCATAGTGCCTGTGAGGGACGAACCGTTCTCCCTGAGGCCACTTGACCAATGCTGTATTTTTGCCGGCAAAATGGTGTAGTGGCATAACTTCTAGATTTCCTTGCCCGGGTAACCAAGGCTCGACCGATGTATTGAGCACTACCTTCTTATCATCGTTCTTATCGAACTGGTTGAGCTTAACGAAGATAGTACAACCTTCCGTGCTAAAGGGAGCGTGACTCGATCCTGGGGGATTTCTGATGTAAGTCCCTGCGGGGTAGTCGCCATTCTCATCGGAGAATACTCCGGATAGGACAAAAATCTCCTCACCCTTTGGGTGCCGATGTGGTTTAAACGAAGCACCGGGCTTGTACTCAACAATTGAAGTCACATGTCCCGACTCTGTTTCGGCTCGCTCAAGGGGGATTCGCATGACATCTTTCGCTGGTGAGGCTATGGGTGTCTGTTCGTGACTGCGCACCACAACATTTTTTTCGAAATTCATATTTAACGGTGTGAACATGATTTACTCCATTCCACAAGCCCCCTCAAATTTTAGAGAGGGGGACAGATTTAAACTAACTATGACCCGCCATGACACCACCATCAACGTTCAAAATAGTGCCTGTAATCCAGTCAGCCTTATCTGATAGAAGAAAATCGATCCCATCGGCGATATCCTTTGGTCGTCCCAATCGCCCTAAAGGATGTAAGCTCTGAAAGCCACTGAGCGATTCCTCAATCTTGTCTTCCTCGATAAAAGCCTTGTAGATCGGGGACACTACTACTGCAGGCGCTACGCTGTTGACTCTAATGTTGAACTCTCCAAGCTCCACGGCAAGGTTCTTTGTGAGTGAATGCAGGCCAGCCTTTTGCATTGAGTAAGCCGAGGATGGAGTGGCTTTCACCGCTTGATGGGCCCACATCGATCCAATGTTTACGATAGAGCCTCCGTGATGCTTCTTCATGTTTTTTACAACGGCCTGGGTTATGAAGAAAAATGCCTTATTCATATCGAGCTGGGCATCGTAGTCCTCTTCTGTGTGCTCTAAGAAGCTGATAGGCTTAAAGAAGCCAGCTGCATTCACAAGATATTTTAGGTGCCGCTCTTCTTTCTCAAGTTGATTGATAAAGTCCGTAACCTGTTGAGAGTCATAGAGGTCGACTTGGGCAGTCTCAACTCTTCCAGGGCCTTGTGTCTCCAATTCTGCTTTTGCTTCTTCGAGGCCTTGCGGATCGTGAGCCAGAATAATAGTGGTTAAGCCTTTGGCGACAAGCCTAAAGGCTGTTTCTTTTCCCATGCCACTTGATCCACCAACGATTAGAGCTACTTGCTGTGTCATAACATTTCTCCAAGTTATCGATTTCTACGTTCTTCCAACCTATCTATCGGTTGGTAGGTTGGAATCTAAAGCTAAGTCTTGCGCTTGTCAATACCTATCAGGTGGTAGGTTTGTAATATACTAATATTACTTGGTGAAAAAGATAATTGTTGAGCGTATCTACCGATTGATAGATAAGAGGTTGAAAGGAGGGGGAGCCGTGCAGCCAAGCGTCAGAGATCAAATCCTAGAAATCGCAGAGAGTCGGGTTCGGATCGGGGGATACGATTACTTTAGCTTTAGAGAGATCGCTAAGGAGATCGGTATCAAAAGTGCTAGTGTTCATTACCACTTTAGCACCAAAGCTGATCTTGGAGCTGCTATTGCGGAAAAGTATCGCATCGACTTCCTCAAAAAACTGGGCAGCCCCAAGGCACTTATGGATTCCCATGAGAATCCAATCAAACACTACCAACAAGCATTTAGAAACTCTTTAGCTCAGGAAAAGAAAATGTGCCTGTGCGGTTTGCTTGGGGCAGAGATCGCCAGCCTACCACCTCAAGTTGTGGACGAAACCAAGAAGTTCTTTGAAGAGAATATGCTTTGGCTAACGGAGGCATTTCAGGTAGCCGAGGATATGTCAGAGGTCATTGCTAAAAAAAGAGCGTTGCGAGAGATTGCCTTGCTTGAAGGTGGGATGATTTTAGCTCGTGTGTTTGATGAAGTTTCCATCTTCGATGATATTCTTGCTTAGGGATGTTCTCGGAAATTTTCGGGTCAGATGTCAGATACAGTTTCTCGTACTATGGTCTGTAACGCAATGAGATGCAAAGATGTCTATTTTCGATAAAGATCCGAGGCCCTGAGTTATGTAATTGCCGTCTCGTTCACGACAATGGGCTACTTGAAAAATGGTATAGATCTCTTTCCACTTGCCCCCAATGTGGTGGGAAGGTTAGGGTG
This portion of the Pseudobacteriovorax antillogorgiicola genome encodes:
- a CDS encoding TetR/AcrR family transcriptional regulator, with translation MQPSVRDQILEIAESRVRIGGYDYFSFREIAKEIGIKSASVHYHFSTKADLGAAIAEKYRIDFLKKLGSPKALMDSHENPIKHYQQAFRNSLAQEKKMCLCGLLGAEIASLPPQVVDETKKFFEENMLWLTEAFQVAEDMSEVIAKKRALREIALLEGGMILARVFDEVSIFDDILA
- a CDS encoding DUF3253 domain-containing protein, encoding MNEQPDYKICVVCGLKFSKRAKWLRDWHAVRYCSERCRRQKITSIDLEIEDAMLDLAQIRWQRSQGSLCPSEVAMKISDGDWRPMMERVRQAARRLAHADKIEILQANHPVEPTRFRGPIRLRWKA
- a CDS encoding SDR family NAD(P)-dependent oxidoreductase; the protein is MTQQVALIVGGSSGMGKETAFRLVAKGLTTIILAHDPQGLEEAKAELETQGPGRVETAQVDLYDSQQVTDFINQLEKEERHLKYLVNAAGFFKPISFLEHTEEDYDAQLDMNKAFFFITQAVVKNMKKHHGGSIVNIGSMWAHQAVKATPSSAYSMQKAGLHSLTKNLAVELGEFNIRVNSVAPAVVVSPIYKAFIEEDKIEESLSGFQSLHPLGRLGRPKDIADGIDFLLSDKADWITGTILNVDGGVMAGHS
- a CDS encoding DUF2306 domain-containing protein, coding for MTYQTLSYLHLLTVVPSAIIGAYLFLGSKGTAFHKQIGKVYMALMFLTGIVTLFMEASIGPKLMNHFGYLHLFSLLTMYSVPTAIISARRGDITAHKRSMIYLYLGGIAIAGSFAFGPGRFLSSVLPKFIP
- a CDS encoding cupin domain-containing protein, which gives rise to MFTPLNMNFEKNVVVRSHEQTPIASPAKDVMRIPLERAETESGHVTSIVEYKPGASFKPHRHPKGEEIFVLSGVFSDENGDYPAGTYIRNPPGSSHAPFSTEGCTIFVKLNQFDKNDDKKVVLNTSVEPWLPGQGNLEVMPLHHFAGKNTALVKWPQGERFVPHRHYGGEEILVLSGTFRDEWGVYPTGTWLRNGHLSTHHPWVEEETVILVKTGHLAHDVS
- a CDS encoding sporulation protein; protein product: MAIRKLLASMGIGNAKVDTVLNHDELYPGTQVEGEVRIQGGDVAQDIDRISFDLVTVAQDESRDGEPHDHALIARIAISEAMTVDAGAFVAIPFSFTLPIDTPINSIDGHDLPIPIELHTSLDIAAAIDPRDRDPIRVSPNALQERILKAMDELGFRLFKSDLEFGHIPGQRLPFYQEIEFYPPPSLSRYMSELELTFVCRDGSMDVVLEMDKKTRGLARLAYSSVDEIRGFTIDYNDDWEQEDWESVIELHLR
- a CDS encoding NAD-dependent epimerase/dehydratase family protein; protein product: MSSSDLPIVVITGAAGFIGSALRSYLEGRYKLISVDKKPFQGLNELEEVLQVDLEVPGERNLLIHRMEELGSQITAFIHLAAYYDFSNKPNPSYEGLNQALPHLLDSFAKVAPASARFIYASSMSAIAPTEPGRKIQPFGEKLALWQYPRSKVAAEKTLDQHPMQQSIVQLVLAAVYSDYGELVPLFHQIELMASSSPEKFFYPGPVNHGLTYVHVDDTVAAFEAAIDAKIQVGERLRLLIGEPEAVSYGFISEQVSQQFRGRGIKIWQMPKWLTRWGAWVLSMVFELLGKRRFIQPWMIPFAGEHFELDISLSKKYLGWEPKHSLRKELPEIVKFKYENPDKWNVINHRRPW
- a CDS encoding mechanosensitive ion channel domain-containing protein; the protein is MLILLGSITIWSNELQTAAVTLLAIAAALVIATKELILCIMGSLWRFSTKAYDVGDRIEVGAFRGDVFQYNMFSTKLYEIGPGKDHHQFTGRMIELPNSLLLNTPVINESKTGPYVLHVFRVPFRKSEDWKGAAKLILGMAIEECSEYIEEAKRQFQRNSSKHVIESPNVEPRLHYSFSSSDQVDLVIRIPVPSKQKGRLEQAIIQRYIDAGETREPK